The Flavobacterium sp. 140616W15 sequence TGAGCATCCCGCTTTTGCAGAAGCAGAAAATTCGGTTAGAGAGCAATTAAATCGTTTTTTGCAGAGCAAAGGAACTCTTTCAACTGATTACTTCCATAAAACCATAGGCAGATTACTTTATGAAAAATGTGGTTTGTCTAGAAGCAAGCAAAATCTTGAAGAAGCTATTGTTGCCATTAAATCATTAAAAGCATCTTTTGAAAAAGATTTACTAATAACGGGAGATGATACTTTAAACAGCGAATTAGAAAAAGCAGGACGTGTGGCAGACTATATAGAATTAGCTGAACTAATGTGTTATGATGCTTTACAAAGAGAAGAATCTTGCGGTGCGCACTTTAGAGAAGAATATCAGAGTAATGAAGGGGAAGCAGTACGAAATGATACTGACTATTGTTATGTTTCGGCTTGGGAATGGAAAGGTATTGCTAATCCTCCTGAACTGCACAAAGAACCTTTGGTATTTGAGAATGTTGAACTTGCGGTACGTAGTTACAAATAATTAAAATCCGAAAACATGAAACTATATCTTAAAATATGGCGTCAATTAAATGCCACTTCCAAAGGTGAAATGGTAGATTATGAAATAGATGGCGTTACTGAGCATATGTCTTTCTTAGAAATGCTCGATCTTTTAAATGAATCACTTATTCAGCTTAAAGAACGTGTTATTGAATTTGATCATGATTGTAGAGAAGGTATTTGTGGGCAGTGCGGTGTTATGATTAACGGGAGAGCACATGGCCCTTTAAAACATACTACCACTTGTCAACTTCATATGAGAAGCTTTAAAGATGGTGATACTATATATATTGAACCTTTTCGAGCAACTGCTTTTCCTGTAGTTCGGGATTTAAAAATTAACAGAACATCTTTTGACTCTATCATCGTAGCTGGCGGTTATATCGGAGCTTCAACTGGTCAGGCTCCAGAGGCCAATAGCATTCCTATTTCGTACGAAACTGTCGAAGCTTCATTTGATGCAGCGGCCTGTATAGGATGTGGTGCCTGTGTAGCAACTTGCAAAAACTCGAGTGCCGCGTTATTTGTTGGTGCCAAAATAACACACTTAGCATTGCTCCCACAAGGAAAAATAGAAGCTTCAAAAAGGGTATTAACTATGGTTGATCAAATGGATACTGAAGGGTTTGGCGCTTGTTCTAACACCGAAGCCTGTGAAGTAGAATGCCCACAAGGTATATCGGTATTGTCTATCGCGAAAATGAATTACGAATACAATAAAGCATTAATAATGAAGAAATAAGCTCTTATCTTATTTACTCGCATTACCCAACACAACCCTATAAGTTTTTAAACATTATAATTTAATCACTTATATGGTTGTTGTTTTTTTAGGTAAACAAAACTTAAAGTTTACATCTTATAAGCATTATAACCGTCTATTTTTCTAAATTTGGCAGTTAATACATGAGTCTATGATGCTTCCCAAAAACAAGATTATTTATCTGTTATCGATACTAACAATACTCTTATTCTCCCCCCTAACGTACTCTCAAACTACTACTCCTTCTGCTAAAACTGAAGCAAGTAGTAAATTATTTGGAGGAACAAGTAATACCGATAGCGAATATCTTATGGCTATCGAAAAGGCTGGTGAAGTTATACAATCTGCCTACAATGATGCTGATTTTGAGACAAGCACATTTCATTTGTTTGCTGAAATTGACAGAACCCAACAAAAATTAGATCTTATATTAACTAATTTAAAAGGCGCAAACCCAAATGTTCGTAATCAGCAAATGTATCGTATTGTTCTACAAGAAATTCGTCAGGAGCTAGATGAACAAAATGCTGCTATTAATTTACGCAACAAGAACCTTGATAAAATCAAAGACAGATTTATCGACTTACGAAAAGACAAAACCTTAATTACTCTTCTAAAAGATACTATTCTTCGAAAACAGTTCAAGAATGAATTTCTTAATCTGAAAAAAAGCTATTTGAGCACAGATAGTCTTATGAACCATAATCTCGAGGTTCTAAACACTAAAAACAGATTAACTGTACAAAGAAAAATCGCTGTATCCAGTGCTCTATTAACAGTCGAAAAGAAACTCGAAAAATCAGGAATAAGTATTTTAGGCAGAGAATATCCTTTTTTATGGAAAACAAGCGATACCATTGCTAAAAAAGACATTTCTAAAAACATCAAAGGAAAAGTTGCTATAGAAAATAGCGTAGTTTCTTATTACTTAAACTACAGCATCAGTGGGTTAATTACTTTGGCTTTTTTTATGGGATTATTGGCTTGGTATATATCACGTAATCTTAAATACCTAAAGAGCAATAATCATTTTGAAAATCTTTCTCTCTTTGATTTTAAATATCTAAATAGTGGTATCCTCCTTCCTGTGATTGTAATTGGACTCAACATTGCTATAGTAAGTAATTTGTATGCTCCTGCTTTATTTATAGAATTATTACAGTTGATTCTTCTTATAGCTCTTACTATTCTTTTTAAAAATCATTGGTCTAAGGAATCCATGCGAAACTTATTTCTCTTAGTAGGATTATTTTCAGCCCTTTGTTTTCTGGATTTATTTATCGGAATTAGCTTGTTTCAGCGTTGTGCATTTATCCTAATTAATGTCTTAGGAATACGCTATGGCTTAGTACAACTAAAGAGTATAAAAGACCAATTATACATAAAGGCTTTCTTCAAGTGGGCTAGTATAATATTCATTAGTTTAAATGTTTTAGCTATAATTTTTAATCTTTTCGGAAGAGTTTCTCTTTCAAACATGCTTAGCCTTACTGCCTTTATTGCAATTACACAAATTATTGCTCTTAGTGTACTCTTAAAAATAATTTTAGAAATTATTCTTTTACAAATATATACCACAAGAATCAAGCGCGGTATCGAAACTATCTTTGATCACGAGAGCTTATCAGATAATTTGAAAAGACCATTTATAATAGTAATTAGTTATATGTGGTTGGTTGTGATTGCATCTAATTTAAATATCTGGGAGTCGCTACGTACTTCATTTAAATCAATACTTACCCACCCTAATACTATCGGAAGCATCACATTTACTCTGGGGAATATTGTTTTATTCTTTATTATAATTTGGATGGCACATCTTCTGCAAAAATATGTTGCCTACTTTTTTGGAGAGGTTGATGAAGAGAATGAAGAAAACGTAAATAAGCGTCAGCATTCTAAATTATTAATTACACGTCTTGTTGTGCTAATTGGTGGTTATTTATTAGCAGTAGCTGCATCGGGAATGCCGTTAGACAAACTTAGTATTTTACTCGGTGCGTTGGGTGTTGGTGTTGGACTTGGTTTGCAAAACATTGTAAGCAATTTTGTATCTGGTATCATTTTGATCTTTGATAAACCAATACAAATTGGTGATGTTATCGAGATAAGCTCTCAATCTGGCCGAGTAAAAGCTATGGGACTTCGTACTACCAAAATTAATGCTCCAAATGGTGCTGAAATAATTATTCCAAATGGTAATTTATTATCTCAAAATATAACCAACTGGACCTATACCGATAATTTTAAACTTGTAGAGATTTCCTTCGAAGTAGTAGGTGATATTATTCCGGAAAACATCAATTTAATTGTACTAGAAGCGCTAAAGAGTCAACCATTGATAAACGATTCTAGAACTCCACAAATATATTACACTGCAATATCTGATGGGAATTATAAATTATTAGTTAAATTTTGGTGCAGTATTTATCGTACCGAAGAAACGATAAGTAGTGCTCGTCAAGCGTTGTTTAGTAATTTTAAAAATAAAGGATTAACCTTTTCAACCTAAACAGTCTTGAACATAATTATCAAAAGCTGAATTCATATGGATTTAGCTTTTTTTATGCGATATTGTTTCTTTAAAAGAGTTTATGCTTTTTGTTTCCATTTTAGTATTTGGGATTTTCGGTAAACCAATGGAGAAACTCCTTTGATCTCTTTAAATTTTCTGTTGAAATTAGAAATATTATTAAACCCACATAATTCTGAAACTTCTAGAACTGAAAGTTCATGCGAACGAGACAATAACTTTCCCGCCCGCTCAATCCGTATTTCAATTAAAAACTGAAAAAAAGTCTTGTTGGTCCGGACTTTAAAATATTTGCAAAAAGCATTTTTAGTCATATTCGATAGAGCGGCGATTTCTTCAAGAGTGATATTCTTTTGAAAATTTGTCATTACATATTCAAAAACGGTTTGCATTCGTTTTCCTTCATTATCTGTAATTTTTTTATCATATATATAACTAGAAAGTGGCACCTTCTTATCTTTAGAAAGCTTCTTTGTTATTTCCAGGAATAGAATAAAACGATCCAATTCATTTACCTTTTTAATTTTCTTAAAGCACTTAACGGTCTTACTAGAGGGGTTATTAACTACAAATCCATTCCTACTATTTTCCCAAAAAGGCTGAATATCTTTTAAAGCAGGCAACATAAAGAAATCTTTCCCAAAGGAGTTCGCTGTAAAAAACAAGGTTAGCATAACCGATAACTCATTTGTATTGGTTTCGCTTCTAAACACATGTGGTAGATTGCTTCCTATAACGACAATATCTCCCTTTTGATAAGGAGAAATAGTATCGCCTACAAAAATGGTTCCTTCACCATTTTCGATATAGCTGATTTGAATTTCTTCATGTTGATGTAATTTATCATAAAAAACAAACTCTACATCCTCTTGATAAATTAATGAATCTTCTTTAGTTTTTGGAATTTTAAATGGAAACACTTTCATAACAGATAAATTATATGCCATAAATATAAAAAAACATATACATATTAAGTAATAATTTTAAAATTTAGCACTAAACAGGATAATATAGTATCTTTTTATGATAACTTACCTAATTACATATTTACTGGTTATAAATATTTTTGAAAAAATTAAAATCGTAATTATGAGTATTCAATGGAAAGGCGTTATGCCAGCAGTTACAACAAAGTTTACTGCCGATGACAAATTAGACTTCAACATGTTTGAAGTAAATGTAAAAGCGCAGCTCGAAGCTGGTGTTTCTGGAATTATCCTAGGAGGAACACTTGGAGAAGCAAGCACATTATTAGAAGATGAAAAAAAAGAATTGATCAAAGAGACTATTAATATAGTTAACGGACAAGTTCCAGTGATCATGAATATAGCTGAACAA is a genomic window containing:
- a CDS encoding mechanosensitive ion channel family protein — translated: MMLPKNKIIYLLSILTILLFSPLTYSQTTTPSAKTEASSKLFGGTSNTDSEYLMAIEKAGEVIQSAYNDADFETSTFHLFAEIDRTQQKLDLILTNLKGANPNVRNQQMYRIVLQEIRQELDEQNAAINLRNKNLDKIKDRFIDLRKDKTLITLLKDTILRKQFKNEFLNLKKSYLSTDSLMNHNLEVLNTKNRLTVQRKIAVSSALLTVEKKLEKSGISILGREYPFLWKTSDTIAKKDISKNIKGKVAIENSVVSYYLNYSISGLITLAFFMGLLAWYISRNLKYLKSNNHFENLSLFDFKYLNSGILLPVIVIGLNIAIVSNLYAPALFIELLQLILLIALTILFKNHWSKESMRNLFLLVGLFSALCFLDLFIGISLFQRCAFILINVLGIRYGLVQLKSIKDQLYIKAFFKWASIIFISLNVLAIIFNLFGRVSLSNMLSLTAFIAITQIIALSVLLKIILEIILLQIYTTRIKRGIETIFDHESLSDNLKRPFIIVISYMWLVVIASNLNIWESLRTSFKSILTHPNTIGSITFTLGNIVLFFIIIWMAHLLQKYVAYFFGEVDEENEENVNKRQHSKLLITRLVVLIGGYLLAVAASGMPLDKLSILLGALGVGVGLGLQNIVSNFVSGIILIFDKPIQIGDVIEISSQSGRVKAMGLRTTKINAPNGAEIIIPNGNLLSQNITNWTYTDNFKLVEISFEVVGDIIPENINLIVLEALKSQPLINDSRTPQIYYTAISDGNYKLLVKFWCSIYRTEETISSARQALFSNFKNKGLTFST
- a CDS encoding succinate dehydrogenase/fumarate reductase iron-sulfur subunit encodes the protein MKLYLKIWRQLNATSKGEMVDYEIDGVTEHMSFLEMLDLLNESLIQLKERVIEFDHDCREGICGQCGVMINGRAHGPLKHTTTCQLHMRSFKDGDTIYIEPFRATAFPVVRDLKINRTSFDSIIVAGGYIGASTGQAPEANSIPISYETVEASFDAAACIGCGACVATCKNSSAALFVGAKITHLALLPQGKIEASKRVLTMVDQMDTEGFGACSNTEACEVECPQGISVLSIAKMNYEYNKALIMKK
- a CDS encoding AraC family transcriptional regulator, producing MAYNLSVMKVFPFKIPKTKEDSLIYQEDVEFVFYDKLHQHEEIQISYIENGEGTIFVGDTISPYQKGDIVVIGSNLPHVFRSETNTNELSVMLTLFFTANSFGKDFFMLPALKDIQPFWENSRNGFVVNNPSSKTVKCFKKIKKVNELDRFILFLEITKKLSKDKKVPLSSYIYDKKITDNEGKRMQTVFEYVMTNFQKNITLEEIAALSNMTKNAFCKYFKVRTNKTFFQFLIEIRIERAGKLLSRSHELSVLEVSELCGFNNISNFNRKFKEIKGVSPLVYRKSQILKWKQKA